The Sesamum indicum cultivar Zhongzhi No. 13 linkage group LG1, S_indicum_v1.0, whole genome shotgun sequence genome includes a window with the following:
- the LOC105159718 gene encoding LOW QUALITY PROTEIN: ubiquinol oxidase 2, mitochondrial (The sequence of the model RefSeq protein was modified relative to this genomic sequence to represent the inferred CDS: inserted 1 base in 1 codon), with the protein MSRRAAALISKLLVGQTESSRLFSTTTFTSNVGANGAFKILGARFMNYGAPRAYVLEARYWSTVASNGAREEKSVPKLGSDNENEDDRGGKAVVSSYWGVEPPKVIKEDGSPWRWNCFRPWETYEADTSIDVKKHHETKTFMDKFAYWTVQALKYPTYLFFQRRHMCHAMLLETVAAVPXLLHCKSLRRFEHSGGWIKALLEEAENERMHLMTFLELSQPEWYERALVFAVQGVFFNAYFLAYVLSPKLAHRIVGYLEEEAVNSYTEFLIDLEKGLVENRPAPAIAIDYWRLPPNSTLKDVVTVIRADEAHHRDLNHFASDIQCQGHELKEYPAPLGYH; encoded by the exons ATGAGTCGTCGTGCAGCTGCACTGATTTCCAAGCTGCTTGTTGGGCAGACGGAAAGCTCCAGGCTGTTCTCGACAACCACGTTTACGAGTAACGTGGGTGCCAATGGTGCTTTCAAGATTTTGGGAGCAAGATTTATGAATTATGGAGCTCCTAGGGCCTATGTTCTTGAAGCTAGGTATTGGAGCACGGTTGCCTCCAATGGTGCAAGAGAGGAAAAATCGGTGCCAAAATTGGGCTCCGACAATGAGAATGAGGATGATCGCGGTGGCAAGGCTGTCGTGAGCAGCTACTGGGGGGTGGAGCCACCTAAGGTAATCAAGGAAGACGGCTCGCCCTGGCGATGGAACTGCTTTCGG CCATGGGAGACATATGAAGCAGATACTTCAATTGATGTGAAGAAGCACCATGAGACAAAGACATTCATGGACAAGTTTGCTTATTGGACTGTCCAGGCTCTCAAGTACCCCACATACTTGTTCTTTCAG aGACGGCACATGTGTCACGCCATGCTGCTAGAGACCGTGGCGGCTGTGC TGCTGCTGCACTGCAAGTCGCTGAGGCGGTTCGAGCACAGTGGTGGCTGGATCAAAGCCCTCCTAGAAGAGGCAGAGAACGAGAGGATGCACCTCATGACATTCTTAGAGTTGTCGCAGCCGGAATGGTACGAGAGGGCGCTTGTCTTTGCGGTACAAGGTGTATTTTTCAATGCATATTTCCTGGCCTATGTGTTGTCTCCCAAACTAGCACATCGGATAGTAGGCTACCTCGAAGAAGAGGCAGTCAATTCGTACACAGAGTTTTTGATTGATTTGGAAAAGGGCCTCGTAGAGAACAGACCCGCCCCTGCCATCGCCATCGACTACTGGCGGCTGCCACCCAATTCGACACTGAAAGATGTCGTCACGGTCATCAGGGCCGATGAGGCGCACCACCGTGACCTTAATCATTTTGCATCG